In Cryomorphaceae bacterium, the genomic stretch TGGGGATTGTGTACTCCTACCTCTCGGTGAGGTTCGACTGGAATGAGTTTACGCTGGACTACATCATGCCTTTCGGCGACATTTTTATCAGCCTGCTCAAAATGATTGCCGTGCCGCTGGTACTTTTTTCGATCATCGTGGGGGTGGCCAGCCTCAAGGACATTCGCAAGCTGGGTAAAATGGGAATCAAAACCCTGCTGCTCTACGTGCTTACCACAGCCATTGCGGTGTGTGTGGGTTTGGTGGTGGTGAACCTCTTGAAACCCGGTACCCGTGCCGCCGAAGACCTGCGCGTGGAAAACCGCATTTCTTATGAAATGTGGCGAACCGAAGCCGGAGCCAAAAAACTCGACGACATCTGCCTTTCGTGCGACCCTGCCAACGAAGCCATTGTGGAGCGCGTGCGTCAGAAACAAAAATCCGAAGGCTCCAATGAGTGGGTGAGCGACAAACTGGCCAAAGCCGAGCAGACCCGTAGAGAAGGCCCTCTACAGCCCCTGGTGGACGTTATTCCGGAGAATATTTTCATCTCGCTCTCAACCAGTTCGATGTTGCAGGTTATTTTCTTCGCCATTCTGTTTGGATTGATGCTGGTGGCTTTGCCCGAAGAAAAACAGCAACCCGTGTACGCGCTGGTTGACGGCCTGAATGAAATCTTCATCAAAATGGTTTGGGTGGTGATGAAAGCCATGCCCTTTTTTGTGTTTGCGCTGATGGCCGGACA encodes the following:
- a CDS encoding dicarboxylate/amino acid:cation symporter — translated: MRKLQLHWQIIIGLVLGIVYSYLSVRFDWNEFTLDYIMPFGDIFISLLKMIAVPLVLFSIIVGVASLKDIRKLGKMGIKTLLLYVLTTAIAVCVGLVVVNLLKPGTRAAEDLRVENRISYEMWRTEAGAKKLDDICLSCDPANEAIVERVRQKQKSEGSNEWVSDKLAKAEQTRREGPLQPLVDVIPENIFISLSTSSMLQVIFFAILFGLMLVALPEEKQQPVYALVDGLNEIFIKMVWVVMKAMPFFVFALMAGQVVKAAGTDPDKFLELLGFLLNYGVVLIIGLAFMAFVFYPLMVQTLVKDIRYKGFLAAMRDAQITAFSTSSSVATLPITMQCVHEKLGVSERTTSFVLPIGATINMDGTSLYQAVAVVALAQFHMVDLTLGQQLVIIITASLASIGAAAIPSAGLVLMIIVLESVGLNPAWIALIFPIDRILDMCRTVVNVTGDGAVSAIIASSEGEMEYVRENT